The following are from one region of the Halarcobacter sp. genome:
- a CDS encoding AI-2E family transporter: MDAKRIRNYFFYLTCLVVILAGLKAASEIVIILFLAIFIASIVSTIINFLEQKRIPKILSYLVVIGIFSLITLLLSYIVNISLKDFLTNLPQYEKQLQGLVVNTIALGESYGIEVDKKTIMEALSFSSFFGITTNVIGSIGTFLSKFLLLIIGIAFILAESKSFEKKLKIIFEKEKDKLEHFNLFSHNIKNYFLVKTFTSFLTGFLIAIILIFFDINYPILWGVIAMLFNFIPVVGSIIAAIPAVLLSLVGADINTTIILIILYVAINISISNIIEPKFMGKELGLSPLIIFFSLILWGWVLGIVGMFLAVPITMTLKIAFNSNSSTKWISLLMSDVGGKK; encoded by the coding sequence ATGGATGCGAAAAGAATAAGAAACTACTTTTTTTACCTTACTTGTTTAGTAGTTATACTAGCTGGACTTAAAGCTGCGAGTGAGATTGTTATAATTCTGTTTTTAGCAATTTTTATAGCTTCAATTGTTTCAACTATAATCAATTTTTTAGAACAAAAACGTATCCCTAAAATATTATCTTATCTAGTGGTTATTGGTATTTTTTCACTAATTACCCTTCTTCTATCTTATATAGTCAATATCTCATTAAAAGATTTTTTAACAAATTTGCCACAATATGAAAAACAACTTCAAGGATTAGTTGTAAATACTATAGCTCTTGGGGAATCATATGGTATAGAGGTTGACAAAAAAACAATCATGGAAGCCCTAAGTTTTAGTTCATTTTTTGGTATCACAACAAATGTAATAGGAAGTATTGGAACATTTCTTTCAAAATTTTTACTGCTTATTATTGGTATTGCTTTTATACTAGCAGAATCAAAATCTTTTGAAAAAAAATTAAAAATCATATTTGAAAAAGAAAAAGATAAACTAGAACACTTCAATCTTTTTTCGCACAATATTAAAAACTATTTTTTAGTTAAAACCTTTACTAGTTTTTTAACAGGTTTCTTAATAGCTATTATATTAATATTCTTTGATATAAACTACCCAATTTTGTGGGGTGTTATTGCAATGTTGTTTAATTTTATTCCTGTTGTGGGTTCTATTATTGCAGCGATCCCTGCGGTACTACTATCTTTAGTTGGAGCAGATATTAATACAACCATTATCTTAATAATTTTATATGTAGCTATAAATATCTCTATAAGTAATATTATTGAACCAAAATTTATGGGCAAAGAGTTAGGATTATCTCCACTTATTATATTTTTCTCATTAATCTTATGGGGTTGGGTTCTAGGAATTGTGGGAATGTTCTTAGCTGTACCAATTACAATGACTCTAAAAATTGCGTTTAATTCAAACAGCTCAACAAAATGGATATCTTTATTAATGTCTGATGTAGGTGGAAAAAAATAA
- a CDS encoding CCE_0567 family metalloprotein, which yields MAGLTDEQKEKKKELAKYKRKVVELAGVVHDIVEDTIWTDYDKLPDLSEKIAVAMKDVNDFKEQHPYLK from the coding sequence ATGGCTGGATTGACTGACGAACAAAAAGAGAAAAAGAAAGAGTTAGCAAAGTATAAAAGAAAAGTTGTTGAACTTGCAGGTGTTGTTCATGATATAGTAGAAGATACTATCTGGACAGATTATGATAAACTACCTGATCTTAGTGAAAAAATTGCTGTTGCTATGAAAGATGTTAATGATTTTAAAGAGCAACATCCATATTTAAAATAG
- a CDS encoding NifU family protein has product MKKDLEYYSSLEYPFECYSGENELGDAYLVQFLDFDIKAASEDYEEAVELAHEYLIKHIIRELEAGRELPNPGEGMGFMKHREALAAYKQKDFETAFKIWVEEAKVKNDQAMANLGLMYLKGEGVEKDYTKAKEWFDEASKYNNDSANFNLALMYQTKIGVEEDIEKAKDYFRRAVKKNHTQAAFRLALILLQDRQNVEGVKEGFDCMIKAASNGHAMASIQLTGIDKELPAEAELNEDFRAQTKEKQLEVINDALDRFIRPILLKDGGNIILVDYVNEPELELRLAYQGACVGCSIASTGTYGMIADTMQKIIDPRVRIFIL; this is encoded by the coding sequence ATGAAAAAAGATTTGGAGTATTACTCATCACTTGAATACCCTTTTGAGTGTTATAGTGGTGAGAATGAATTAGGTGATGCGTATCTTGTTCAATTTCTAGATTTTGATATAAAAGCTGCAAGTGAAGATTATGAGGAAGCTGTAGAGCTTGCCCATGAGTATTTAATAAAACATATAATTAGAGAATTAGAAGCTGGAAGAGAACTTCCAAATCCAGGTGAAGGAATGGGATTTATGAAACATAGAGAAGCATTAGCTGCATACAAACAAAAAGATTTTGAAACAGCTTTTAAAATTTGGGTAGAAGAAGCAAAAGTTAAAAATGATCAAGCAATGGCAAATTTAGGTTTAATGTACCTAAAAGGTGAAGGTGTAGAGAAAGATTACACTAAAGCAAAAGAGTGGTTTGATGAAGCAAGTAAATATAACAATGATTCAGCAAATTTCAATTTGGCACTTATGTATCAAACAAAAATAGGTGTTGAAGAGGATATTGAAAAAGCAAAAGATTATTTTAGACGAGCAGTTAAGAAAAACCATACTCAAGCAGCTTTTAGACTAGCCTTGATTTTATTACAAGATAGACAAAATGTTGAGGGTGTAAAAGAGGGATTTGATTGTATGATTAAAGCAGCCTCAAATGGTCATGCAATGGCAAGCATCCAATTAACAGGTATAGATAAAGAGTTACCTGCAGAAGCTGAATTAAATGAAGATTTTAGAGCTCAAACAAAAGAGAAACAATTAGAAGTTATCAATGATGCTTTAGATAGATTTATTAGACCAATTTTATTAAAAGATGGTGGAAATATTATCTTAGTTGATTATGTCAATGAACCAGAATTAGAGTTAAGACTTGCATATCAAGGTGCCTGTGTTGGATGCTCAATAGCTTCAACTGGTACATATGGAATGATTGCCGATACTATGCAAAAAATTATTGACCCAAGAGTTAGGATTTTTATACTATGA
- a CDS encoding NifB/NifX family molybdenum-iron cluster-binding protein — protein MIAIPLNKDDDTTISDLYGNAPYFALLDSKTGSFTVEENSGCGNGLDTAKFVKDVGATSTIFYHMGEGVFKNLYENGVKVFSATKMYLTIEDIYRSILDNTCKVVTKDNCESLLDSGTTSCSCECENK, from the coding sequence ATGATCGCTATACCATTAAACAAAGATGACGATACTACTATATCAGATTTATATGGAAATGCACCATACTTTGCATTATTAGATTCAAAAACTGGTTCTTTTACTGTTGAAGAAAATTCAGGTTGTGGAAATGGTCTTGATACAGCAAAATTTGTAAAAGATGTGGGAGCTACAAGTACAATCTTCTATCATATGGGAGAGGGTGTATTTAAAAACCTTTATGAAAATGGAGTGAAAGTATTTTCTGCAACTAAAATGTACTTAACTATAGAAGATATATATAGAAGTATTTTAGATAATACATGTAAAGTGGTAACTAAAGATAACTGTGAGTCTTTACTTGATTCTGGTACTACTAGTTGTTCATGTGAGTGCGAAAATAAGTAG
- a CDS encoding FprA family A-type flavoprotein, with the protein MRNTQNEPIEIAPNIYFIGAFDPDIRTFDIIMKTANGSSYNAYLIKTDEGVVIVDTVKEEFKKDFFEKIEKLCSYDEIKYVISHHLEPDHAGAIPELIEKAPQAKVLISPQATAMLKAITHKDNIDFETVWTNKSIKLGDKTIKFLTTPYLHWPETMSSYVEEDKLLFSGDVFGSHYYDKRLFDDLVGDFFYAFKYYYDHIMRPFKSYALNAIKLYDRFEIDIIATLHGPILRDNPKKYIDYYRKWSQDDYKVISNGEKILSIFYLTSYKNTQDMAEAIYEGAESVDGIIANVYDLASIEESNMINILEESDGILIGTPTINADAPKPVWDLLSCMMLLEKRGKVGGAFGSYGWSGEAVDMITHRLKSLNFRVPPLEPMKIKLIPTKEELKDCYNFGVEISEVINGKMIEMTMN; encoded by the coding sequence ATGAGAAATACACAAAACGAACCAATAGAAATAGCACCAAATATATATTTTATAGGTGCTTTTGACCCAGATATTAGAACATTTGATATTATTATGAAAACAGCAAATGGGTCATCATACAATGCATATTTAATCAAAACTGATGAAGGTGTCGTTATTGTTGATACTGTAAAAGAAGAGTTTAAAAAAGATTTTTTTGAAAAAATAGAAAAACTTTGTTCTTATGATGAGATTAAATATGTGATTTCACACCATTTAGAACCAGACCATGCGGGTGCAATTCCAGAATTAATAGAAAAAGCTCCTCAAGCTAAAGTTCTAATTTCACCTCAAGCAACTGCTATGTTAAAAGCAATAACACATAAAGATAATATAGATTTTGAGACAGTTTGGACAAATAAAAGTATAAAATTAGGGGATAAAACAATTAAGTTTTTAACAACTCCTTATTTACACTGGCCTGAAACTATGAGTTCATATGTTGAAGAAGATAAACTATTATTTTCAGGAGATGTATTTGGAAGTCACTATTATGATAAAAGACTTTTTGATGATTTAGTGGGTGATTTCTTTTATGCCTTTAAATATTATTATGATCATATTATGAGACCTTTTAAATCTTATGCTTTAAATGCAATAAAATTGTATGACAGATTTGAAATAGATATTATTGCAACTTTACATGGACCAATTTTAAGGGATAATCCAAAAAAATATATTGATTACTATAGAAAATGGAGTCAAGATGACTATAAAGTTATCTCAAACGGTGAAAAAATACTTTCAATTTTTTATCTAACAAGTTATAAAAATACTCAAGATATGGCAGAAGCTATATATGAAGGTGCTGAAAGTGTAGATGGAATAATTGCAAATGTATATGACTTGGCTTCAATTGAAGAATCAAATATGATAAATATTTTAGAAGAGAGTGATGGTATCTTAATAGGTACACCTACAATTAACGCTGATGCACCAAAACCTGTATGGGATTTATTGTCTTGTATGATGCTTCTTGAAAAAAGAGGAAAAGTTGGTGGAGCTTTTGGAAGTTATGGTTGGAGTGGTGAAGCTGTTGATATGATTACTCACAGGTTAAAATCACTTAATTTTAGAGTTCCACCCTTAGAACCTATGAAAATAAAACTAATACCTACAAAAGAAGAACTAAAAGATTGCTACAATTTTGGAGTTGAAATTTCTGAAGTAATAAATGGAAAAATGATTGAGATGACCATGAATTAA
- a CDS encoding nitrogen fixation protein NifQ translates to MSNNETMEIEVLELLQTNANDDYAKNTLAPWIAKTSLRMGHLYSDLGLISRKEMGRLMTNNFTALASVKPKEIRWKKFIYDCIGKTAPACATCKDITNCFQCSLAS, encoded by the coding sequence ATGAGTAATAATGAGACTATGGAGATAGAAGTATTAGAACTTCTTCAAACAAATGCAAATGATGATTATGCTAAAAATACTTTAGCACCTTGGATAGCAAAAACTTCACTTAGAATGGGACACCTATATTCAGATTTAGGTTTAATTAGTAGAAAAGAGATGGGAAGACTTATGACAAATAACTTCACAGCTTTAGCATCTGTTAAACCAAAAGAGATTAGATGGAAAAAGTTTATTTATGATTGTATTGGTAAAACTGCACCTGCATGTGCAACATGTAAAGATATAACTAACTGTTTTCAGTGTTCATTGGCATCATAA
- the nifB gene encoding nitrogenase cofactor biosynthesis protein NifB → MSCSCTSSSTQDSLEQEVMDKINNHPCYSEGAHQHYARIHVAVAPACNIQCNYCNRKFDCSNESRPGVTSNKLSPEDAVKKVLYVGGDIQQLSVVGIAGPGDALANPKKTFDTFRMLHEKAPDQKLCLSTNGLRLPDYVDEMIKYNVDHVTVTINSVDETGEIGAKIYPWVHWNHKKVFGAEGAKILLEQQLKGIKMLVENGILVKANSVLIPGVNDQELPNVAKKLKELGVFLHNIMPLLSKEEYGTYYGLNGQRSATDQEVMAAQEACGMDMKLMSHCRQCRADAVGLIGEDRGEEFNPDVFQDMTWEALEDQYDIEARKKKHEVIENWRAALEQANDRIKIEQASKEELSSTGETKLVAVTTAGEGTINLHFGSATEFLIYEVGDKAIKFVMHRKVENAYCKGPEDCDGSYPIEEIKDTLKDIDLLLTEKIGDCPQGELQSINLISDDSYALQPIEKSVFDAAKKYFFAEKESEQELG, encoded by the coding sequence ATGAGTTGTTCTTGTACATCAAGTAGTACACAAGATAGTTTAGAGCAAGAGGTGATGGATAAAATCAATAACCATCCATGTTATAGTGAAGGTGCACACCAACATTACGCGAGAATTCACGTTGCGGTTGCTCCTGCATGTAATATACAATGTAATTACTGTAATAGAAAGTTTGACTGTTCAAACGAATCTAGACCAGGGGTTACTTCAAACAAATTAAGTCCAGAAGATGCTGTTAAAAAGGTATTATATGTTGGTGGTGATATTCAACAACTGTCAGTTGTGGGAATTGCTGGACCAGGAGATGCTCTTGCAAATCCTAAAAAAACATTTGATACATTTAGAATGTTACACGAAAAAGCACCTGACCAAAAACTTTGTTTATCAACAAATGGACTTAGACTTCCAGATTATGTTGATGAGATGATTAAATATAATGTTGACCACGTTACAGTTACAATCAATTCTGTTGATGAAACTGGTGAAATTGGTGCAAAAATTTATCCATGGGTTCACTGGAACCATAAAAAAGTATTTGGGGCTGAGGGTGCAAAAATTCTTTTAGAACAACAACTTAAAGGTATTAAGATGTTAGTTGAAAATGGAATTTTAGTAAAAGCAAACTCTGTACTTATTCCTGGTGTAAATGACCAAGAATTACCAAATGTTGCTAAAAAACTAAAAGAACTTGGTGTATTTTTACATAATATTATGCCTCTACTTTCAAAAGAAGAGTATGGTACTTATTATGGATTAAATGGACAAAGAAGTGCAACTGACCAAGAGGTTATGGCTGCACAAGAAGCATGTGGTATGGATATGAAACTTATGAGCCATTGTAGACAATGTAGAGCTGATGCTGTTGGTCTAATTGGTGAAGATAGAGGTGAAGAGTTTAATCCAGATGTATTCCAAGATATGACATGGGAAGCTTTAGAAGATCAATATGATATTGAAGCTAGAAAGAAAAAACATGAAGTTATTGAAAACTGGAGAGCTGCTTTAGAGCAAGCAAATGATAGAATCAAAATTGAACAAGCTTCTAAAGAAGAGTTAAGCTCAACTGGTGAGACTAAACTTGTAGCTGTTACAACTGCTGGTGAAGGTACAATTAACTTACACTTTGGTAGTGCAACTGAGTTCTTGATTTATGAAGTTGGAGATAAAGCTATCAAATTTGTAATGCATAGAAAAGTTGAAAATGCTTACTGTAAAGGACCTGAAGATTGTGATGGTTCTTATCCAATTGAAGAGATTAAAGATACACTAAAAGATATTGATTTACTTCTTACAGAAAAAATTGGGGATTGTCCTCAAGGTGAATTACAATCAATCAACTTAATAAGTGATGATTCTTATGCACTTCAACCAATAGAAAAATCAGTATTTGATGCAGCAAAAAAATATTTCTTTGCTGAAAAAGAATCTGAACAAGAATTAGGGTAA
- a CDS encoding NifB/NifX family molybdenum-iron cluster-binding protein, translating into MKIAFASKDNIHVNEHFGWCKEFYIYEIKGDSYTFIKSVDSSIEIDDEIDKLTYKIECIENSDILYVQQIGPKASMMVKSAKVFPMQASKENEKIEDVLNKLIQMQDNPPIWMRRLIAQ; encoded by the coding sequence ATGAAAATTGCATTTGCTTCTAAAGATAATATCCATGTAAATGAACATTTTGGATGGTGTAAAGAGTTTTATATTTATGAAATAAAAGGTGACTCTTACACTTTTATAAAATCTGTTGATTCTTCGATTGAGATTGATGATGAGATTGATAAATTAACTTACAAAATTGAATGTATTGAAAATAGTGATATTTTATATGTTCAGCAAATAGGTCCAAAAGCTTCAATGATGGTAAAGTCTGCGAAAGTTTTCCCTATGCAAGCATCAAAAGAGAATGAAAAGATTGAGGATGTCTTAAATAAATTAATTCAAATGCAAGATAATCCTCCAATATGGATGAGAAGGTTAATAGCACAATAA
- the nifN gene encoding nitrogenase iron-molybdenum cofactor biosynthesis protein NifN gives MEAISSKPLQLNPIKLSQPMGAMLCFLGIKNCMPLMHGAQGCASFSKVFFTRHFNDPIAVQTTAVNDITAVIDGGDYSISESIKNITSKVKPDLVGLFTTGLTETKGDDIKGATILLQDQQTICYVNTPDFEGSIESGFAKSVEAIIDQLVTSSDAVDTQKAVIIPNVNIKPIEIEKIKDTVALFGYEVVALPDLSDSLDGHLGLKQGALSSGGISLEEIKELATASLVITVGSSVKKAGQKLKEKNEKINLFHYDSLGGLENSDRFFKDLCAVKDVSKPHPSIVRWRKRLQDALLDTHFALGSSSVVLALEPDQCISIANTIIEAGANIKAIITTHKNDLLDEIECENLLIGDFEDVEKYLEDSEILISSFHGERYTMKHKKALMLRGFPDYEGVGNQLKNDILYEGSAYLLFEMANIINNHRHEVNHDEH, from the coding sequence ATGGAAGCAATTAGCTCAAAACCCTTACAATTAAATCCAATAAAATTATCTCAACCAATGGGTGCTATGTTATGTTTTTTAGGTATTAAAAACTGTATGCCTCTAATGCATGGGGCACAAGGTTGTGCTTCTTTCTCAAAAGTATTTTTCACAAGACACTTTAATGATCCAATAGCAGTACAAACTACAGCAGTAAATGATATTACAGCAGTTATTGATGGTGGAGACTATTCAATATCTGAATCAATAAAAAATATTACAAGCAAAGTAAAACCTGATTTAGTAGGACTTTTTACAACTGGACTAACTGAAACAAAAGGTGATGATATAAAAGGAGCAACTATTTTGCTTCAAGACCAACAAACAATTTGTTATGTAAATACACCAGACTTTGAAGGTTCTATAGAGAGTGGTTTTGCAAAATCTGTTGAAGCAATTATTGATCAATTAGTAACATCATCCGATGCAGTTGATACTCAAAAAGCAGTGATAATTCCAAATGTAAATATAAAACCAATAGAGATAGAAAAAATCAAAGACACAGTTGCTTTATTTGGATATGAAGTTGTAGCTTTACCAGATTTAAGTGATTCTTTAGATGGGCACTTAGGATTAAAACAAGGAGCTCTTAGTTCAGGAGGTATTTCTCTTGAAGAGATAAAAGAATTAGCAACAGCATCTTTAGTTATAACAGTTGGAAGTAGTGTAAAAAAAGCTGGACAAAAACTAAAAGAGAAAAATGAAAAAATAAATCTTTTCCATTATGATTCATTGGGTGGATTAGAAAATAGTGATAGATTCTTTAAAGACCTATGTGCAGTAAAAGATGTATCAAAACCACATCCAAGCATTGTTAGATGGAGAAAAAGACTGCAGGATGCTCTTTTAGATACACACTTTGCATTGGGAAGTTCATCTGTAGTTTTAGCTTTAGAGCCTGACCAATGTATATCTATAGCAAATACGATTATAGAAGCAGGGGCAAATATTAAAGCTATTATCACTACGCATAAAAATGACCTTTTAGATGAGATAGAGTGTGAGAACCTTCTAATTGGAGACTTTGAAGATGTTGAGAAGTATTTAGAAGATAGTGAAATACTAATATCAAGTTTTCATGGAGAAAGATACACAATGAAACATAAAAAAGCATTGATGTTAAGAGGCTTCCCTGATTATGAAGGAGTTGGGAATCAACTTAAAAACGACATTCTTTATGAGGGAAGTGCCTATTTACTTTTTGAGATGGCTAACATCATAAATAATCACAGACATGAGGTAAATCATGATGAGCATTAA
- a CDS encoding 4Fe-4S dicluster domain-containing protein has product MAVIITDECINCDTCVEECPATAIVSADDSPLDDPEFTYVKPEKCIECVDCSVPKCFDVCPTPGAIAWDMPYTQEYDDYYLQRNEEGIYKIRVHKKKGVFSPSNQPKPFRESIAMEDRVEHKALEF; this is encoded by the coding sequence ATGGCTGTAATAATAACTGATGAATGTATCAATTGTGATACTTGTGTAGAAGAGTGTCCTGCTACTGCAATAGTTAGTGCAGATGATTCACCATTAGATGATCCGGAGTTTACTTATGTAAAGCCTGAGAAATGTATTGAGTGTGTGGATTGTTCAGTTCCAAAGTGTTTTGATGTATGTCCAACACCAGGTGCTATTGCATGGGATATGCCATATACGCAAGAGTATGATGATTATTATCTACAAAGGAATGAAGAAGGGATTTATAAGATTAGAGTACATAAGAAAAAAGGTGTATTCTCCCCTTCTAATCAACCAAAACCTTTTAGAGAATCAATTGCAATGGAAGACAGAGTAGAACATAAGGCTTTGGAATTCTAG
- the nifV gene encoding homocitrate synthase produces the protein MLLINDTTLRDGEQAPYVAFNTQEKLDIAQKLYAAGADELEVGIPAMGQKEQDDLKEILGLNLPIRIMSWNRATLNDLEASLKCGLKAVDLSIPVSDILIDVKFKGDKERLLRQLETVVLEAKKEGLFVCIGGEDSSRADISFLKELMSLGKSLGANRFRYCDTVGILTPHKTYENIKELSSSNLLDIEMHTHNDFGMATANAIAGFEAGAYSCNTTVIGLGERAGNASFEQVLMSLARLFNKDVSINSESLKSLVRTVSSASNRRVDTNLPIIGEYIFSHESGIHVNGMMKSKSSYEPFTPKEVGLERCFPIGKHSGTSTLLYHLRSVGIEPEKEVLEAILPLVREIVTNRKRVLDAQELKELYLCSSVI, from the coding sequence ATGTTACTTATAAACGATACAACTTTAAGGGATGGAGAGCAAGCTCCATACGTAGCATTTAATACTCAAGAAAAACTAGATATTGCCCAAAAGCTTTATGCTGCTGGTGCAGATGAACTTGAAGTTGGAATCCCAGCAATGGGTCAAAAAGAACAAGATGATTTAAAAGAGATTTTAGGTCTAAATTTACCTATAAGAATAATGAGTTGGAACAGAGCAACTTTAAATGATTTAGAAGCATCATTAAAATGTGGATTAAAGGCAGTTGATTTATCAATTCCTGTATCTGATATCTTAATTGATGTTAAATTTAAAGGTGACAAAGAAAGACTTTTAAGACAGCTTGAAACTGTTGTATTAGAAGCAAAAAAAGAAGGGCTGTTTGTATGCATCGGGGGAGAAGATTCAAGCCGAGCTGACATAAGTTTTTTAAAAGAGCTTATGAGTTTAGGTAAGAGTTTAGGTGCAAACAGATTTAGATATTGTGATACTGTTGGTATTTTGACACCTCACAAAACTTATGAAAATATAAAGGAGTTGTCATCTTCAAATCTTTTAGATATTGAGATGCATACTCATAATGACTTTGGAATGGCAACTGCTAATGCCATTGCTGGGTTTGAAGCTGGAGCTTATAGTTGTAACACAACTGTTATTGGTCTTGGTGAAAGGGCAGGAAATGCTTCTTTTGAGCAAGTATTAATGAGTCTTGCTAGATTATTTAACAAAGATGTATCAATAAACTCTGAGAGCTTAAAATCATTAGTTAGAACAGTAAGCAGTGCATCAAATAGAAGAGTAGATACTAATTTACCTATTATAGGTGAGTATATATTTTCACATGAATCTGGTATTCATGTAAATGGGATGATGAAATCAAAATCTTCATATGAACCATTTACTCCAAAAGAAGTTGGCTTAGAGAGATGTTTTCCTATAGGTAAACATTCGGGTACTTCTACTTTACTTTACCATTTAAGATCTGTGGGAATTGAACCTGAAAAAGAAGTTTTAGAAGCAATCTTACCTCTGGTTAGGGAAATTGTAACTAATAGAAAAAGAGTACTAGATGCTCAAGAATTAAAAGAGTTATACCTATGTTCGTCGGTTATTTAA
- a CDS encoding RluA family pseudouridine synthase, with protein sequence MPFVLKKFSVKKGKKIQIALMQEVALKPRNASRLLARARVFDMEEKPYLLSEEIRDDFIYIALFEGHSRGLKPLAVFEDFAIFDKPSNLMIHPISKKTEYSLLDEVRYHFGDKANQAHRIDAETSGLVLVGLTEKVTNALATMFEKKEYKKSYLAIVEGKVEKELTIDKNLKKEGKLIGVRMTTCEQDEGKSSITHVKPLKYNKDKDISLVELVPITGRQHQIRVHLYSIGHRIVGDPIYGIDDNTAEAYLNKTLDSQERINSTGSYRLWLQANYLEFVYKGVIYKIYSKNKDIYKEFND encoded by the coding sequence TTGCCATTTGTTTTAAAAAAATTTTCTGTTAAAAAAGGTAAAAAAATACAAATTGCATTGATGCAAGAAGTAGCTTTAAAACCCCGAAATGCCAGCCGTTTACTAGCAAGAGCAAGAGTCTTTGACATGGAAGAAAAACCATATTTACTATCAGAAGAGATTAGAGATGATTTTATCTATATTGCACTATTTGAGGGGCATTCTAGGGGTCTAAAACCTTTAGCTGTTTTTGAAGATTTTGCTATATTTGATAAGCCTTCAAATTTAATGATTCATCCAATTTCAAAAAAAACTGAATATTCACTTTTAGATGAAGTAAGATACCACTTTGGAGATAAAGCAAACCAAGCACACAGAATAGATGCAGAAACTTCAGGACTCGTATTAGTAGGTCTTACAGAAAAAGTTACAAATGCACTAGCTACCATGTTTGAGAAAAAAGAGTACAAAAAATCTTATTTGGCAATTGTTGAAGGTAAAGTTGAAAAAGAATTAACTATTGATAAAAACTTAAAAAAAGAGGGTAAATTAATAGGTGTCAGAATGACCACCTGTGAACAAGATGAAGGTAAAAGTTCAATAACCCATGTTAAACCTCTAAAATATAATAAAGACAAAGATATATCTTTAGTAGAGCTTGTACCAATAACAGGTAGACAACACCAAATAAGAGTACATCTTTATTCAATAGGGCATAGAATAGTTGGTGACCCTATTTATGGAATTGATGATAACACAGCAGAGGCTTATTTAAATAAAACCCTAGATTCCCAAGAACGAATAAATAGTACTGGCTCTTACAGATTATGGCTACAAGCTAACTATTTAGAATTTGTATATAAAGGTGTTATATACAAAATATATTCAAAAAATAAAGACATCTATAAAGAGTTTAATGATTAA